A stretch of the Agromyces larvae genome encodes the following:
- the pflB gene encoding formate C-acetyltransferase — MTVTDPVLRADDATTTAWHGFTSGPWQDRINVRDFIQRNYTPYEGDAAFLAGATERTTGIWQRLSEMFPAERERGVYDVDPHTPAGITAFAPGYIDREHELIVGLQTDAPLKRAIMPFGGWRMVEGALDTYGYPVDERLRDVFTKYRKTHNQGVFDGYSPAVRAARSSHIITGLPDAYGRGRIIGDYRRVALYGVDALIEQKKLDKLQLDSTPFTESIVREREEHAEQLRALAELKQMAASYGFDIGRPAETAHEAVQWLYFAYLGAVKEQNGAAMSLGRTSTFLDVYFARDLAEGVLTETEAQELIDDFVIKLRIVRFLRTPEYDALFSGDPTWVTETIAGVGEDGRPLVTKTSFRMLQTLYNLGPAPEPNMTVLWSDRLPQGFKDFCVRVSIDTSAVQYESDDHIRDAWGDDAAIACCVSPMAVGKQMQFFGARVNLAKALLYGINGGRDEVSGKQVSPAFPPVEAGRPLDYDDVRARFDRTMDWLAATYVEALNVIHYMHDKYAYERLEMALHDREVLRTMACGIAGLAVAVDSLSAIRYASVTPVFDERGIVVDYAVEGEFPTYGNDDDRADELAIELVEAFMAKIRTHPMYRDAVPTQSVLTITSNVVYGKATGNTPDGRRAGEPFSPGANPMNGRDNHGMLASALSVAKLPYREAQDGISLTSTIVPSGLGRTRDEQVRNMAGILDAFFGQRGYHMNVNVLQRETLIDAMEHPEQYPQLTIRVSGYAVNFVRLTREQQLDVLSRTFHES, encoded by the coding sequence ATGACCGTCACCGACCCTGTTCTCCGCGCCGACGACGCGACCACGACGGCATGGCACGGATTCACGAGCGGGCCGTGGCAGGACCGCATCAATGTGCGGGACTTCATCCAGCGCAACTACACGCCCTACGAGGGCGACGCCGCATTCCTCGCGGGCGCCACCGAACGCACCACCGGCATCTGGCAGCGGCTGTCGGAGATGTTCCCCGCCGAGCGCGAGCGGGGCGTCTACGACGTCGACCCGCACACGCCGGCCGGCATCACCGCGTTCGCGCCCGGCTACATCGACCGCGAACATGAGCTCATCGTCGGACTCCAGACGGATGCCCCGCTGAAGCGCGCGATTATGCCCTTCGGCGGATGGCGCATGGTCGAAGGCGCGCTCGACACCTACGGATACCCCGTCGACGAGCGCCTTCGCGACGTGTTCACCAAGTACCGCAAGACGCACAACCAGGGCGTCTTCGACGGGTACTCGCCCGCCGTGCGCGCGGCGCGCAGCTCGCACATCATCACCGGGCTGCCCGACGCCTACGGCCGCGGCCGCATCATCGGCGACTACCGCCGCGTCGCGCTCTACGGCGTCGACGCGCTCATCGAGCAGAAGAAGCTCGACAAGCTCCAGCTCGACAGCACCCCGTTCACCGAGTCGATCGTGCGCGAGCGCGAGGAGCACGCCGAGCAGCTCCGTGCGCTCGCCGAGCTGAAGCAGATGGCGGCCTCGTACGGGTTCGACATCGGCCGGCCCGCCGAGACGGCGCACGAGGCCGTGCAGTGGCTGTACTTCGCCTACCTCGGCGCCGTGAAGGAGCAGAACGGCGCGGCGATGTCGCTCGGGCGCACCTCGACGTTCCTCGACGTCTACTTCGCGCGCGACCTCGCCGAGGGCGTGCTCACCGAGACCGAGGCGCAGGAGCTCATCGACGACTTCGTGATCAAGCTGCGGATCGTGCGATTCCTGCGCACCCCCGAGTACGACGCGCTGTTCTCGGGCGACCCCACCTGGGTCACCGAGACGATCGCGGGCGTCGGCGAGGACGGGCGGCCGCTGGTCACCAAGACCTCGTTCCGGATGCTCCAGACCCTGTACAACCTCGGGCCGGCGCCCGAGCCCAACATGACGGTCCTCTGGAGCGACCGCCTCCCGCAGGGGTTCAAGGACTTCTGCGTGCGCGTGTCGATCGACACGTCGGCGGTGCAGTACGAGTCCGACGACCACATCCGCGACGCCTGGGGCGACGATGCGGCGATCGCGTGCTGCGTGTCGCCGATGGCGGTCGGCAAGCAGATGCAGTTCTTCGGAGCCCGGGTGAACCTCGCCAAGGCGCTGCTCTACGGCATCAACGGCGGTCGCGACGAGGTGTCGGGCAAGCAGGTCTCGCCGGCGTTCCCGCCGGTCGAGGCGGGTCGCCCCCTCGACTACGACGACGTGCGCGCGCGGTTCGACCGCACCATGGACTGGCTGGCCGCGACCTACGTCGAGGCGCTCAACGTCATCCACTACATGCACGACAAGTACGCGTACGAGCGGCTCGAGATGGCGCTGCACGACCGCGAGGTGCTGCGCACCATGGCGTGCGGCATCGCGGGCCTGGCCGTCGCGGTCGACTCGCTGTCGGCCATCCGGTACGCGAGCGTCACCCCGGTGTTCGACGAGCGCGGCATCGTGGTCGACTACGCGGTCGAGGGCGAGTTCCCGACCTACGGCAACGACGACGACCGCGCCGACGAACTGGCGATCGAGCTGGTCGAGGCGTTCATGGCGAAGATCCGCACGCACCCGATGTACCGGGATGCGGTGCCGACGCAGTCGGTGCTGACCATCACGTCGAACGTCGTGTACGGCAAGGCGACGGGCAACACGCCCGACGGGCGGCGGGCCGGTGAGCCGTTCTCGCCGGGTGCCAACCCCATGAACGGCCGCGACAACCACGGCATGCTCGCGTCGGCGCTGTCGGTCGCGAAGCTGCCGTACCGCGAGGCGCAGGACGGCATCTCGCTCACCAGTACCATCGTGCCGAGCGGCCTCGGCCGCACCCGCGACGAGCAGGTGCGCAACATGGCCGGGATCCTCGACGCGTTCTTCGGTCAGCGCGGCTACCACATGAACGTCAACGTGCTCCAGCGCGAGACCCTGATCGACGCCATGGAGCACCCCGAGCAGTACCCGCAGCTCACCATCCGGGTGTCGGGGTACGCGGTCAACTTCGTGCGGCTGACGCGCGAGCAGCAGCTGGACGTGCTCAGCCGCACGTTCCACGAGTCCTGA
- the pflA gene encoding pyruvate formate-lyase-activating protein: protein MTITATRPRTTRAALGMPTAEAFDRATRLHARRAGELAMVHSWDLSTSADGPGTRMTLFLSGCPLRCLYCQNPDTWLERNGTPVLLDDVLARVERYAAVFRATGGGLTVSGGEPLQQAAFVERLFDECRKRGIRTALDTSGFLGANASDALLDRTDLVLLDVKSGLPDVYSATTGSELEPTIAFGERLHARGTPVWVRFVLVPGLTDSWENVEAVADLVAPWTNVERVEVLPFHQLGRSKWDELGEPYRLADTRSPDAELVERVRGQFRARGLEVY from the coding sequence ATGACCATCACCGCGACCCGGCCGCGCACGACGCGCGCGGCGCTGGGCATGCCGACCGCCGAGGCGTTCGACCGCGCGACGCGGTTGCACGCCCGGCGGGCCGGCGAGCTCGCGATGGTGCACTCGTGGGATCTGTCCACGAGCGCCGACGGGCCGGGCACCCGCATGACCCTGTTCCTCTCGGGCTGCCCGCTGCGCTGCCTCTACTGCCAGAACCCCGACACGTGGCTCGAGCGCAACGGCACCCCGGTGCTGCTGGACGACGTGCTGGCCCGCGTCGAGCGGTACGCCGCGGTGTTCCGCGCGACCGGCGGGGGGCTGACCGTCTCGGGCGGCGAACCGCTCCAGCAGGCCGCGTTCGTGGAACGGCTGTTCGACGAGTGCCGGAAGCGCGGCATCCGGACCGCGCTCGACACCTCGGGATTCCTCGGGGCGAACGCGAGCGACGCGCTGCTCGATCGCACCGACCTGGTGCTGCTCGACGTGAAATCGGGGCTTCCCGACGTCTACTCGGCGACCACCGGCAGCGAGCTCGAGCCGACCATCGCGTTCGGCGAGCGGCTGCACGCCCGCGGCACGCCGGTGTGGGTGCGGTTCGTGCTGGTGCCGGGCCTCACCGACTCGTGGGAGAACGTCGAGGCCGTCGCCGACCTCGTCGCGCCCTGGACGAACGTCGAGCGCGTCGAGGTGCTGCCGTTCCACCAGCTCGGCCGCTCGAAGTGGGACGAGCTCGGCGAACCGTACCGGCTCGCCGACACCCGCTCGCCCGACGCCGAACTCGTCGAGCGCGTGCGCGGGCAGTTCCGCGCGCGGGGGCTCGAGGTGTACTAG
- a CDS encoding CPBP family intramembrane glutamic endopeptidase has protein sequence MTTQPDMPAAVPAAAHVNAAPANAAPALGPADRQRAKNAARGPIFPTAVPWAAVAVYVVIAFVGAWLVTLPLWTSGEGLGHPLFGLIAGAMMFTPALATLVVVLWVKRPASIPRYLGLSPMRPAGRTWLFIAFGFVFFAALPFLAMLLGDAMGLLRLDLSGLSGVQAAIDAGGSAGLDASAVVALNLALLPFVTALNCVATFGEEIGWRGWLLPSLRPLGTVWALIVTGVVWGLWHAPLILLGYNYQRTDVLGLASMVAFCVLTGFVIGWLRLRTASVWPAVVAHAAINTATAQFLLLADADSLADPAGLWGSVLGWPGWILLLVAIVLIVATGQLRKQPQPGLTLAEAQQS, from the coding sequence ATGACGACGCAACCCGACATGCCCGCAGCCGTGCCTGCCGCCGCCCATGTGAACGCCGCACCTGCGAACGCCGCACCGGCGCTCGGCCCCGCCGACCGGCAGCGTGCGAAGAACGCCGCACGCGGACCGATCTTCCCGACGGCCGTGCCGTGGGCCGCCGTCGCGGTGTACGTCGTGATCGCGTTCGTCGGCGCCTGGCTCGTCACGCTGCCGCTGTGGACCTCGGGCGAGGGCCTCGGGCATCCGCTCTTCGGCCTCATCGCGGGCGCGATGATGTTCACGCCCGCGCTCGCGACCCTCGTCGTCGTGCTGTGGGTGAAGCGGCCCGCGAGCATCCCGCGGTATCTCGGTCTCTCGCCGATGCGGCCCGCCGGGCGCACCTGGCTGTTCATCGCGTTCGGTTTCGTGTTCTTCGCGGCCCTGCCGTTCCTCGCGATGCTGCTCGGCGACGCGATGGGGCTGCTGCGCCTCGACCTGTCCGGGCTCAGCGGCGTGCAGGCCGCCATCGACGCGGGCGGTTCGGCCGGTCTCGACGCTTCGGCCGTGGTCGCCCTCAATCTGGCCCTGCTGCCGTTCGTGACCGCGCTGAACTGCGTGGCCACCTTCGGCGAGGAGATCGGATGGCGCGGCTGGCTGCTGCCGTCGCTGCGCCCCCTCGGCACGGTGTGGGCGCTCATCGTGACGGGCGTCGTCTGGGGGCTTTGGCACGCGCCGCTCATCCTGCTCGGCTACAACTACCAGCGCACCGACGTGCTGGGCCTTGCCAGCATGGTCGCGTTCTGCGTGCTCACCGGCTTCGTGATCGGCTGGCTGCGGCTTCGGACGGCGTCGGTGTGGCCCGCCGTGGTCGCGCACGCGGCGATCAACACGGCGACCGCGCAGTTCCTGCTGCTGGCCGACGCCGACTCGCTCGCCGACCCGGCCGGGCTGTGGGGCAGCGTGCTCGGCTGGCCCGGGTGGATCCTGCTCCTCGTGGCGATCGTGCTGATCGTCGCGACCGGGCAGCTGCGCAAGCAGCCGCAGCCGGGGTTGACGCTCGCGGAAGCGCAGCAGTCGTAG
- a CDS encoding HNH endonuclease signature motif containing protein — protein MAGTITISAEAALEDELYLVRELDGVLRRVQAELYRRVERARELAASVEGVHEGSTAVERELAARSFRAEIATMLVVHESTAARLIDEASRLTGPRSATLDALDRCELNLAQVRSVLELSAGLDPDAAAALEAVAISHAPGRTNGQLRRKLHRERERLVAEPLGTRRARAAAARRVCVEPAPDGMAWLSILLEAEKAMAVAARLGGIAASPDAADPRTRAQREADVAADLLLVGVLDGDDRTRWAAAATGAVAPRISVTVPAMTLLGLGDEPADLAGYGPIDADTARRLAGHAPSVRRILVHPETGAVLSYGRDTYRAPADLAGYVKYRDGRCRFPGCDRRADHTDLDHTVAWQHGGRTDAGNLAVLCRRHHRLKHESRWRVEHEPGGVMKWTSPAGHELRTFPERPFIAVGRETAMRVGPRAPAAPEPPPRSADQTTDAPPF, from the coding sequence ATGGCAGGCACGATCACGATCTCGGCGGAGGCGGCGCTCGAAGACGAGCTGTACCTCGTACGCGAACTCGACGGCGTGCTGCGTCGGGTGCAGGCCGAGCTCTACCGGCGTGTCGAGCGGGCGCGCGAGCTGGCCGCCTCCGTCGAGGGCGTGCACGAGGGCAGCACCGCGGTCGAACGCGAGCTCGCGGCGCGGTCGTTCCGCGCCGAGATCGCGACGATGCTCGTGGTGCACGAGTCCACCGCGGCTCGGCTCATCGACGAGGCGTCCCGGCTCACCGGCCCGCGCTCGGCGACGCTCGACGCGCTCGACCGATGCGAACTGAACCTGGCGCAGGTGCGATCGGTGCTCGAGCTCTCCGCCGGCCTCGACCCCGACGCCGCCGCCGCGCTCGAGGCGGTGGCGATCTCGCACGCGCCGGGCCGCACCAACGGGCAGTTGCGGCGCAAGCTGCACCGCGAACGCGAGCGGCTCGTGGCCGAACCCCTCGGTACCCGCCGTGCTCGAGCGGCAGCGGCGCGCCGCGTCTGCGTCGAACCCGCGCCCGACGGCATGGCCTGGCTGTCGATCCTGCTCGAGGCCGAGAAGGCGATGGCCGTCGCGGCGCGGCTGGGCGGTATCGCCGCTTCGCCCGATGCGGCCGACCCGCGCACCCGAGCGCAGCGCGAGGCGGATGTCGCCGCAGATCTGCTGCTCGTGGGCGTGCTCGACGGCGACGACCGCACCAGGTGGGCGGCCGCGGCGACGGGCGCTGTCGCACCGCGGATCAGCGTGACGGTGCCGGCGATGACGCTGCTCGGTCTCGGCGACGAGCCTGCGGACCTCGCCGGGTACGGTCCGATCGATGCCGACACCGCCCGCCGGCTCGCCGGGCACGCACCGTCCGTGCGCCGCATCCTGGTGCACCCCGAGACGGGCGCCGTACTCAGCTACGGCCGCGACACGTACCGGGCGCCGGCCGATCTCGCGGGCTACGTGAAGTACCGCGACGGGCGGTGTCGGTTCCCGGGCTGCGACCGCCGGGCCGATCACACCGACCTCGACCACACCGTCGCATGGCAGCACGGCGGCCGCACCGACGCCGGCAACCTCGCGGTCCTCTGCCGCCGACACCACCGCCTCAAGCACGAGAGCCGATGGCGGGTCGAGCACGAACCGGGCGGCGTCATGAAGTGGACCTCGCCCGCCGGCCACGAGTTGCGTACGTTCCCCGAGCGGCCCTTCATCGCAGTCGGCCGGGAGACGGCGATGCGCGTCGGGCCGCGGGCGCCAGCGGCGCCTGAGCCGCCGCCGAGGTCAGCCGATCAGACGACGGATGCACCGCCGTTCTGA
- a CDS encoding DUF488 domain-containing protein, whose protein sequence is MAFTLKRVYEPAEPSDGFRVLVDRLWPRGISKEHAELDLWDKDLAPSPGLRAEWHHAADREGTFDAFADRYRAELDDNPATAGLLALGREHDRVTLLYGLRDERRNHVVVLLEWLRAHGAEVESVG, encoded by the coding sequence ATGGCGTTCACCCTGAAGCGCGTGTACGAGCCCGCCGAACCGTCCGACGGGTTCCGCGTCCTCGTCGATCGCCTGTGGCCGCGAGGCATCTCGAAGGAGCACGCCGAACTCGACCTCTGGGACAAGGACCTCGCCCCCTCCCCCGGGCTGCGCGCCGAGTGGCATCACGCCGCCGATCGCGAGGGCACGTTCGACGCGTTCGCCGACCGCTACCGCGCCGAGCTCGACGACAACCCGGCGACGGCGGGGCTGCTCGCACTCGGCCGTGAACACGATCGGGTGACCCTGTTGTACGGCCTGCGCGACGAGCGTCGCAACCATGTCGTGGTGCTGCTCGAGTGGCTGCGGGCGCACGGGGCGGAGGTCGAGTCCGTCGGGTGA
- the rpsO gene encoding 30S ribosomal protein S15: protein MALDAETKKAIIEEYATHPGDTGSPEVQIAILTKRIKDLTEHLKEHKHDHHSRRGLLLLVGQRRRLLGYLADVDINRYRALIERLGLRR, encoded by the coding sequence ATGGCACTGGATGCAGAGACCAAGAAGGCGATCATCGAAGAGTACGCGACGCACCCCGGTGACACTGGATCCCCCGAGGTCCAGATCGCGATCCTCACCAAGCGCATCAAGGACCTCACCGAGCACCTGAAGGAGCACAAGCACGACCACCACTCGCGTCGTGGCCTGCTGCTCCTCGTCGGTCAGCGTCGTCGTCTGCTCGGCTACCTCGCCGACGTCGACATCAACCGCTACCGTGCGCTCATCGAGCGTCTCGGGCTGCGCCGCTAA
- a CDS encoding HNH endonuclease family protein: MTRTRRRSARRLAASTALPAGLVLCAWLLLGAPITSADATSAIDDLLVQAGLEGVFGGGSRAAEGGASDLLVAEADPAAAATYERERFGDAWADVDRNGCDTRNDILERDLADAVHRRGSSCVVSRGVLADPYTGTEIRFERGQRSDRVQIDHIVPLAYAWRHGASEWTDDERRAFANDPANLLAVDGRANQSKRDQGPGEWMPPNEAAACDYVDRFTRVVIGYRLTVDAADARVIERVEAGCPG; encoded by the coding sequence GTGACCCGAACACGCCGACGTTCAGCGCGCCGTCTCGCCGCCTCCACCGCCCTCCCCGCCGGCCTCGTCCTCTGCGCCTGGCTGCTGCTCGGTGCGCCGATCACCTCGGCCGACGCGACCAGCGCGATCGACGATCTGCTCGTGCAGGCGGGTCTCGAGGGCGTGTTCGGCGGCGGTTCCCGCGCGGCCGAGGGCGGAGCATCCGATCTGCTCGTCGCCGAAGCCGACCCGGCTGCGGCGGCGACCTATGAGCGCGAACGGTTCGGCGACGCGTGGGCCGATGTCGACCGCAACGGGTGCGACACCCGCAATGACATCCTCGAGCGCGACCTCGCCGACGCGGTGCATCGGCGCGGCAGCTCCTGCGTGGTGAGCCGGGGCGTGCTCGCCGACCCGTACACGGGTACCGAGATCCGTTTCGAACGCGGGCAGCGCAGCGATCGGGTGCAGATCGACCACATCGTGCCGCTCGCGTACGCGTGGCGGCACGGGGCATCCGAGTGGACCGACGATGAGCGGCGCGCGTTCGCCAACGACCCGGCGAACCTGCTCGCGGTCGACGGGCGCGCCAATCAGTCCAAGCGCGATCAGGGGCCCGGCGAATGGATGCCGCCGAACGAGGCGGCGGCGTGCGACTACGTCGACCGGTTCACCCGGGTGGTGATCGGCTACCGCCTCACCGTCGATGCCGCGGACGCGCGCGTGATCGAGCGCGTCGAGGCGGGCTGCCCGGGCTGA
- a CDS encoding CGNR zinc finger domain-containing protein, giving the protein MIFTHDTVAALGFMAALADTVPEASASGEDELETQAQLAALLDQWIYTGRRDGDARELDEVRAARDRLRHLWLLPRDEAVDEVNAILAEANALPRLVNHDDLGWHIHAVSFDSPLAQRILVEAAMSFVDVIRADGLDRLRECDADDCTGLFVDVSKNGSRRFCSTRCGNRMAVRAYRARANEEGAQPGQPASTRSITRASAASTVRR; this is encoded by the coding sequence ATGATTTTCACCCATGACACGGTCGCGGCGCTGGGATTCATGGCCGCACTCGCCGACACCGTGCCCGAGGCATCCGCGTCGGGCGAGGACGAACTCGAGACGCAAGCGCAACTGGCGGCCCTGCTCGACCAGTGGATCTACACGGGTCGACGCGACGGCGACGCCCGCGAACTCGACGAGGTGCGCGCCGCGCGCGATCGTCTGCGGCACCTGTGGCTGCTGCCGCGCGATGAGGCCGTCGACGAGGTGAACGCCATCCTCGCCGAGGCGAACGCGCTGCCGCGCCTGGTGAACCACGACGACCTCGGCTGGCATATCCACGCGGTCTCGTTCGACTCGCCCCTGGCCCAGCGCATCCTCGTCGAGGCCGCCATGTCGTTCGTCGACGTGATCCGCGCCGACGGGCTCGACCGGCTGCGCGAGTGCGACGCCGACGACTGCACCGGCCTGTTCGTCGACGTGTCCAAGAACGGCTCGCGGCGGTTCTGCTCGACCCGGTGCGGCAACCGCATGGCGGTGCGCGCGTATCGGGCGCGCGCCAACGAGGAGGGCGCTCAGCCCGGGCAGCCCGCCTCGACGCGCTCGATCACGCGCGCGTCCGCGGCATCGACGGTGAGGCGGTAG
- a CDS encoding EamA family transporter — translation MRASRGVLGILLGLGAGLAFGAGGAIVKPLFEAGWSPGAAVFARIVVGAALLVVPGLIALRFDLRPLWQAKWTVLLYALVAVAGVQLAFYASLERIPVSMALLIEYLAPVALVLFAWLRTRRVPQRIVLAGSLLSIVGLVLVIGPGGGPMDPLGVTFAFIAMIGVCVYYAIGERAGDRLPPIALAAAGFVIGGIALGIAGATGLLPMRATFGEVDFLGGTAPWFVPLLVVGAVSTAFAYVAGIAAIGMLGARLAAFLGLSEVIFAGVVGWILLGEALGPLQLVGGAFILAGIVCVRLERRAPDPAALALDVDLVPTAAAAASAAAPASAPRSVEG, via the coding sequence ATGCGCGCATCGCGCGGAGTGCTCGGCATCCTGCTCGGGCTCGGTGCCGGACTCGCCTTCGGCGCCGGCGGTGCGATCGTGAAACCGCTGTTCGAAGCGGGCTGGAGTCCCGGCGCCGCGGTGTTCGCCCGCATCGTCGTCGGCGCCGCCCTGCTCGTCGTGCCCGGCCTGATCGCCCTGCGCTTCGACCTGCGCCCGCTCTGGCAGGCGAAATGGACCGTGCTGCTCTACGCCCTCGTCGCCGTCGCCGGCGTGCAGCTCGCGTTCTACGCGTCGCTCGAACGCATCCCGGTATCGATGGCGCTGCTCATCGAATACCTCGCGCCCGTCGCGCTCGTGCTGTTCGCCTGGCTGCGCACCCGCCGCGTGCCGCAGCGCATCGTGCTCGCCGGGTCGCTGCTGTCGATCGTCGGACTGGTGCTCGTGATCGGCCCCGGCGGCGGGCCGATGGACCCGCTCGGCGTCACGTTCGCGTTCATCGCGATGATCGGCGTCTGCGTCTACTACGCGATCGGCGAGCGCGCCGGCGACCGGCTGCCGCCGATCGCGCTCGCGGCGGCCGGGTTCGTGATCGGCGGCATCGCCCTCGGCATCGCCGGGGCGACCGGTCTGCTGCCGATGCGCGCGACCTTCGGCGAGGTCGACTTCCTCGGCGGCACGGCCCCCTGGTTCGTGCCCCTGCTCGTCGTCGGCGCCGTCTCGACGGCGTTCGCCTACGTGGCCGGCATCGCCGCCATCGGCATGCTCGGCGCCCGGCTGGCCGCCTTCCTGGGGCTGAGCGAGGTGATCTTCGCGGGCGTCGTCGGGTGGATCCTGCTCGGCGAGGCGCTCGGCCCGCTGCAGCTGGTCGGCGGGGCGTTCATCCTCGCGGGCATCGTGTGCGTGCGGCTCGAACGGCGCGCCCCCGACCCGGCCGCACTCGCGCTCGACGTCGACCTGGTGCCGACCGCAGCCGCAGCCGCATCCGCAGCCGCACCCGCATCCGCACCGCGTAGCGTTGAGGGGTGA
- the trxA gene encoding thioredoxin produces MATVPLTLDTFEQTILEGGTVFVDFWAAWCGPCRQFAPHFEAASEANPDLVFAKVDTDAEQQLAAAMNITSIPTIMAFKGGIGVFAQAGALPRAMLDDLIAQVRALDMDEVRAQLAAEEAAESAQTA; encoded by the coding sequence ATGGCCACCGTTCCCCTGACCCTGGACACCTTCGAGCAGACGATCCTCGAGGGCGGCACCGTGTTCGTCGACTTCTGGGCCGCCTGGTGCGGGCCCTGCCGACAGTTCGCGCCCCACTTCGAGGCGGCGAGCGAGGCGAACCCCGACCTCGTGTTCGCGAAGGTCGACACCGACGCCGAGCAGCAGCTCGCGGCGGCCATGAACATCACCTCGATCCCGACGATCATGGCCTTCAAGGGCGGCATCGGCGTGTTCGCACAGGCGGGCGCCCTGCCGCGCGCGATGCTCGACGATCTCATCGCCCAGGTGCGCGCGCTCGACATGGACGAGGTCCGGGCGCAGCTGGCGGCCGAGGAGGCCGCCGAATCGGCGCAGACCGCGTGA
- a CDS encoding alpha/beta fold hydrolase has translation MPDLDWRRLPDGAERRVFAAPSGPLAHIAMGPADGQRVVLIPGATGSKEDFVLMLPLLADAGYRVESFDLAGQYESSEAGPWRLDPPRERYDERLFLDDVLAVLDAGSGGAHVLGYSFAGTIAQLALVARPDRFASLALLSCPPEVGQAFRTVKRIGPLSTLTNARQGSALMRWGIRNNLNRVPPGRIAFVRERFALTRRESVDDIIGLMMATPDVRADVAAAGVPKLVAVGEHDLWPLERHEAFAREIGADVAVYATGHSPCETAPHQLVRDLLALYARA, from the coding sequence ATCCCCGACCTCGACTGGCGGCGGTTGCCCGACGGCGCGGAGCGGCGCGTGTTCGCCGCCCCGAGCGGTCCGCTCGCGCACATCGCGATGGGTCCGGCCGACGGGCAGCGGGTCGTGCTCATCCCGGGCGCCACGGGCTCCAAAGAGGACTTCGTGCTCATGCTGCCGCTGCTCGCGGACGCGGGCTACCGGGTCGAGTCGTTCGACCTCGCAGGGCAGTACGAATCGAGCGAGGCCGGCCCCTGGCGGCTCGACCCGCCCCGCGAGCGCTACGACGAGCGGCTGTTCCTCGACGACGTGCTCGCCGTGCTCGACGCAGGGTCCGGCGGCGCCCACGTGCTCGGCTACAGCTTCGCCGGAACGATCGCGCAGCTCGCGCTGGTGGCCCGACCCGACCGGTTCGCCAGTCTCGCGCTGCTGAGCTGCCCGCCCGAGGTCGGTCAGGCGTTCCGCACCGTGAAGCGCATCGGCCCGCTCTCGACGCTGACGAATGCGCGCCAGGGTTCGGCGCTCATGCGCTGGGGCATCCGCAACAACCTGAACCGGGTGCCGCCCGGCCGCATCGCCTTCGTGCGGGAGCGGTTCGCGCTCACGCGGCGCGAGAGCGTCGACGACATCATCGGGCTCATGATGGCCACCCCCGACGTGCGCGCCGACGTCGCCGCGGCCGGGGTGCCCAAGCTGGTCGCGGTCGGCGAGCACGACCTCTGGCCGCTCGAACGCCACGAGGCCTTCGCACGCGAGATCGGCGCCGACGTCGCCGTCTACGCCACCGGGCATTCGCCCTGCGAGACCGCCCCGCACCAGCTCGTCCGCGATCTGCTCGCGCTGTACGCGCGCGCCTGA
- a CDS encoding glycosyltransferase family 2 protein, with translation MAKISVVIPCLDDAAFLAACLDALAAQTRPADEVIVVDNGSTDDSAAIALAAGATLVREPLRGIWPATAAGFDAASGDLIARLDADSVPPPDWVERVERRMAAADRPTVLTGPGEFYGGGRFTRWAGRHVYIAGYFWFIGLLLGHPPIFGSNYALRADAWTRLRTIVHRDRPDLHDDFDLAWWMQPGMTVVYDKTLLVGVSARPFDHWPGFSRRIRMAFHTLAVEVRAWPPLERLDDRRSGQPARPPVADDEAATAADPEAEGHRFA, from the coding sequence ATGGCGAAGATCTCGGTGGTGATCCCGTGTCTGGACGACGCGGCGTTCCTCGCCGCGTGCCTCGACGCGCTCGCCGCGCAGACCCGCCCCGCCGACGAGGTCATCGTCGTCGACAACGGCTCGACCGACGACTCGGCCGCGATCGCGCTCGCCGCCGGGGCGACGCTCGTGCGCGAGCCGCTGCGCGGCATCTGGCCGGCGACCGCCGCCGGATTCGACGCGGCATCCGGCGACCTGATCGCCCGACTCGACGCCGACTCGGTGCCGCCGCCCGACTGGGTCGAACGCGTCGAGCGCCGCATGGCCGCCGCCGACCGCCCCACCGTGCTCACCGGGCCCGGCGAGTTCTACGGCGGCGGGCGATTCACCCGGTGGGCCGGGCGGCACGTCTACATCGCCGGCTACTTCTGGTTCATCGGGCTGCTGCTCGGGCATCCGCCGATCTTCGGCTCCAACTACGCGCTGCGCGCCGACGCCTGGACACGGCTGCGCACCATCGTGCACCGCGACCGGCCCGACCTGCACGACGACTTCGACCTCGCCTGGTGGATGCAGCCCGGCATGACGGTCGTGTACGACAAGACGCTGCTCGTCGGCGTGTCGGCCCGGCCGTTCGACCACTGGCCCGGGTTCAGCCGTCGCATCCGGATGGCCTTCCACACCCTCGCCGTGGAGGTGCGCGCGTGGCCGCCGCTCGAGCGGCTCGACGACCGCCGCTCGGGTCAGCCCGCCCGACCGCCCGTCGCCGACGACGAAGCGGCGACCGCGGCCGATCCCGAGGCCGAGGGGCACCGCTTCGCCTGA